In Synechococcus sp. Nb3U1, one DNA window encodes the following:
- a CDS encoding NAD(P)H-quinone oxidoreductase subunit J: MAEENEAQGQQVPDSGQDSGAEQPVLVEWGPVSQFLMDNGFDHQYLDRDAAGVELLEVPREFLLPLCTALYAYGFNYLQCQCGYDLGPGQPLVSLYHLIKLSDGADRPQEVRVQVKLPRQDPRLPSVYWIWKSADWQERETYDMYGIVFEGHPNLKRILMPEDWVGWPLRKDYITPDFYELQDAY, translated from the coding sequence ATGGCGGAGGAGAATGAGGCTCAGGGACAGCAGGTGCCAGACTCTGGGCAAGACTCAGGTGCGGAGCAGCCAGTTTTGGTGGAGTGGGGCCCTGTCTCTCAGTTTTTGATGGATAACGGCTTCGATCATCAGTACCTAGATCGAGATGCAGCGGGGGTTGAGCTGTTGGAGGTGCCACGGGAGTTTCTCTTGCCGCTGTGTACCGCTCTGTATGCCTACGGCTTCAACTATTTGCAGTGCCAGTGTGGATATGATCTGGGGCCAGGGCAACCTTTGGTCAGCCTCTACCACCTGATCAAGCTCTCGGACGGAGCGGATCGCCCCCAGGAGGTGCGGGTACAGGTGAAGTTGCCGCGCCAGGATCCGCGGCTGCCCTCGGTGTACTGGATTTGGAAGTCGGCAGACTGGCAAGAACGAGAAACCTACGATATGTACGGCATCGTTTTTGAGGGACACCCCAACCTGAAGCGGATCCTGATGCCGGAAGACTGGGTGGGTTGGCCCTTGCGTAAAGACTATATCACTCCAGATTTTTACGAGCTCCAGGATGCTTACTAA
- a CDS encoding class I SAM-dependent methyltransferase, translated as MSTQRQASQELQRLIEGRIRQRGRVTFAQFMEWALYEPGLGYYEQGSPIEPDYLTSPHLAPDFAQLLAEQMFQFWEILGSPSVFAVIEMGAGSGRLAEDWLTYVQTAHPPFWQALEYRILERSATLRRLQQERLAAFRDKVSWLDGATHLAEQDWDGIPDQSVTGCFFSNELVDAFPVHRVQVQDGALREIYVAVGETGFREVLGDLSSPVLQEYFVRLGIPVEGYPQGYQTEVNLRVLDWLHLLSRKLRRGYVLTLDYGHTADRYYSPHRSQGTLLAYRQHSSHTDPYVQVGSQDLTAHVDFTTLQQVGETLGLQTLGWTRQSSFLVCLGLTERLSALSQAAETVDIGQVLQRRQALHSLLDPMGLGGFGVLVQAKGLTDSERIHPLRGFCEPERIL; from the coding sequence GTGTCCACACAACGACAAGCCTCTCAGGAGTTGCAGCGGCTGATCGAGGGTCGCATTCGCCAGCGAGGGCGGGTGACTTTTGCCCAGTTCATGGAATGGGCTCTTTACGAGCCAGGATTGGGTTACTACGAGCAGGGATCCCCGATTGAGCCCGATTATCTGACTTCTCCCCACTTGGCACCCGATTTTGCCCAGTTGTTGGCGGAGCAAATGTTCCAGTTCTGGGAGATTTTGGGATCCCCGTCGGTTTTTGCTGTGATCGAGATGGGGGCGGGCAGTGGGCGGTTGGCGGAAGATTGGCTCACCTATGTGCAGACTGCGCACCCCCCATTTTGGCAAGCCCTGGAATATCGGATCTTGGAGCGTTCCGCCACCCTGCGGCGGTTGCAACAGGAGCGGCTAGCGGCCTTCAGAGATAAGGTGAGTTGGTTGGATGGTGCTACGCACCTTGCGGAGCAAGATTGGGACGGGATCCCGGATCAGTCGGTGACGGGTTGTTTTTTTTCTAACGAGCTGGTAGATGCTTTTCCGGTGCACCGGGTGCAGGTGCAGGATGGGGCACTGCGAGAGATCTATGTCGCAGTGGGAGAAACGGGCTTCCGAGAGGTGCTGGGGGATCTCTCCAGTCCGGTATTGCAGGAGTATTTTGTGCGCCTAGGGATCCCGGTTGAAGGTTACCCGCAGGGCTACCAAACGGAGGTCAACCTGAGGGTGCTGGACTGGTTACACCTGCTATCCCGAAAATTGCGGCGGGGCTATGTGCTCACCCTAGACTACGGCCATACCGCTGATCGTTACTACAGCCCCCATCGGTCTCAGGGCACCCTCTTGGCCTACCGCCAGCACAGCAGCCACACGGATCCCTATGTGCAGGTGGGATCCCAAGACCTAACCGCCCATGTAGACTTCACCACCCTACAGCAGGTGGGGGAAACCTTGGGATTGCAGACGTTAGGATGGACTCGTCAAAGCAGCTTCCTGGTGTGTTTAGGCCTGACAGAACGCTTGTCGGCCCTCAGCCAAGCCGCCGAGACTGTGGATATAGGCCAAGTCTTGCAGCGGCGACAGGCTCTACACTCGCTGTTGGATCCGATGGGGTTGGGAGGCTTTGGGGTGTTGGTGCAAGCCAAAGGTCTGACGGACTCGGAGCGAATTCATCCTTTGCGGGGCTTTTGTGAGCCGGAGCGAATACTGTGA
- a CDS encoding SemiSWEET family sugar transporter: MNLTLWIGLVAATLTTSSFFPQAWKTWRSQRADDFSWSYLLLFGVGILMWDLYGLLRRDTAITLANTMTLALVGVIILTKFRSER; the protein is encoded by the coding sequence GTGAACCTGACCCTTTGGATTGGTCTAGTGGCAGCCACCCTGACCACCTCCAGTTTTTTCCCTCAAGCCTGGAAAACTTGGCGCAGCCAACGGGCGGATGATTTCTCCTGGAGCTATTTGCTCTTGTTTGGGGTCGGGATCCTGATGTGGGATCTGTATGGTCTGTTGCGTAGAGATACTGCTATCACCCTTGCCAATACAATGACCTTGGCTTTGGTCGGTGTGATCATCCTGACCAAATTTCGCTCCGAGCGCTGA
- a CDS encoding DMT family transporter → MKGLFPAIPTGIGFSWRRIPKTLKGILLILISVGCFATMDASIRRLSGELHPFEIAFFRNFFGSLALMPLLLREGLGSLRTERLGLFALRGVLNTIAMLMFFWALSRIPLAEVTALSFTIPLFASLFAIWLLREQVYLQRWVALGLGFVGMVVLLRPGFQAVTLGSAAALAASILLAWVTVLIKILSRTESSITITAYMGLFQAPLSLLAAVWFWQWPGWQDWIPLLAIGCLGTLGQVLMIHAFAYADVSTLLPFQFSALIWATLYGFFWFGEWPDLWTWVGGAIIFGSSLALAYRESRLKVGGTLSP, encoded by the coding sequence ATGAAAGGTCTGTTTCCTGCCATCCCCACTGGTATCGGCTTTTCCTGGCGAAGAATTCCCAAAACCCTCAAGGGGATCCTGTTGATTCTGATCTCCGTTGGTTGTTTTGCCACGATGGATGCCTCAATCCGTCGCCTGTCGGGGGAGTTGCACCCGTTCGAGATCGCCTTTTTTCGTAATTTTTTCGGTTCATTGGCCCTGATGCCGCTGTTGTTGCGGGAGGGGTTGGGATCCCTGCGGACAGAACGGTTAGGGTTGTTTGCCCTGCGTGGCGTGCTAAATACGATCGCCATGCTGATGTTTTTCTGGGCTTTAAGTCGGATCCCTTTGGCGGAGGTGACGGCCCTGAGTTTTACAATTCCTTTGTTTGCCTCTCTGTTTGCCATCTGGCTGCTGCGAGAGCAGGTGTACCTGCAGCGCTGGGTGGCACTTGGCCTAGGCTTTGTGGGTATGGTTGTGTTGTTGCGACCAGGTTTTCAAGCAGTGACCTTGGGCTCGGCGGCGGCACTGGCGGCTTCTATTTTGTTGGCTTGGGTAACGGTGCTGATCAAGATCCTCTCGCGCACCGAATCGAGCATTACGATTACAGCCTACATGGGCTTATTTCAGGCGCCCTTATCGCTGTTGGCAGCGGTGTGGTTTTGGCAATGGCCGGGCTGGCAAGACTGGATCCCGTTATTGGCTATTGGCTGCCTGGGCACACTGGGGCAAGTGCTGATGATCCATGCCTTTGCCTATGCGGATGTCTCGACGCTTCTGCCTTTCCAGTTTTCGGCCTTGATCTGGGCAACTTTGTACGGCTTTTTCTGGTTCGGGGAATGGCCAGATCTGTGGACTTGGGTAGGCGGTGCCATTATTTTTGGCAGTTCTCTGGCCTTGGCCTATCGGGAATCTCGGTTGAAGGTAGGTGGTACCCTCAGTCCGTGA
- a CDS encoding RNA-guided endonuclease InsQ/TnpB family protein, whose protein sequence is MRIAYQYKLLPSTLQLVTMNRWLDMLRQQYNWMLADWFDWWEMNRCLVNACPLVCNIAEPREKPEYYGQKRSLVRLKRDRPWYKEIHSQVLQDMVKRVKLAFARYLKGDCNGKRSGKLRFKGVNRYRSFTYPQASIDWIDSNKIELPKIGAVKVVWNRPLPPGFEVKSAILSRKADGWYITLSLQDDSVPEQTIDVVPNWDNSIGLDMGLEHFVADSEGELIDYPRFLRQAKSKLAKLQQKCDARPKGSVARKKLSQRIARLHQKIARQRYQFHCETANQLLIKADVVFVEDFNLSNMTKRCKPKQDENGTFLPNGQAAKAGLNKSFADAGISQFVNQILPFKAEKAGKRRIKVNPTGTSQHCCVCLNRVPKELSDRWHSCPECKAEMPRDTNSGVLIKKVGLGLASLKKAQRATARKEARALCVGTSLP, encoded by the coding sequence ATGAGAATTGCCTATCAATACAAGCTACTGCCATCCACTTTGCAACTTGTCACGATGAATCGTTGGCTTGATATGCTTCGGCAGCAGTACAACTGGATGCTGGCAGATTGGTTTGATTGGTGGGAAATGAATCGCTGTCTTGTCAATGCTTGCCCCCTGGTTTGCAACATCGCTGAACCCAGAGAAAAGCCTGAATACTACGGACAGAAACGCTCTCTGGTAAGGCTGAAGCGGGATAGACCCTGGTACAAAGAGATTCATTCTCAAGTGCTACAAGATATGGTGAAGCGGGTCAAACTCGCTTTTGCCCGTTACCTGAAAGGGGACTGCAACGGCAAAAGATCGGGCAAGCTTCGGTTTAAGGGTGTAAATCGGTATCGTTCGTTCACCTACCCTCAAGCTTCGATTGACTGGATTGATAGCAACAAAATCGAACTGCCCAAAATTGGAGCAGTGAAAGTCGTTTGGAATCGTCCATTACCTCCAGGGTTTGAGGTCAAAAGCGCAATTCTGAGTCGGAAAGCTGACGGCTGGTATATCACGCTGTCATTGCAGGATGATTCGGTTCCTGAACAAACGATTGACGTTGTCCCAAATTGGGATAACTCCATTGGCTTGGATATGGGGCTAGAGCATTTTGTGGCAGATTCAGAGGGTGAATTGATTGACTATCCTCGTTTCCTGAGGCAGGCAAAATCCAAGCTTGCCAAGTTGCAGCAAAAGTGTGATGCTCGCCCCAAAGGCAGCGTCGCCCGAAAGAAGCTGAGTCAAAGGATTGCACGACTGCATCAGAAAATTGCAAGACAGCGATATCAGTTTCACTGCGAGACGGCGAATCAGTTGCTTATCAAAGCTGATGTGGTCTTTGTTGAAGACTTTAACCTCAGCAATATGACGAAGCGGTGCAAACCAAAGCAGGACGAAAATGGAACGTTTCTACCCAATGGACAAGCGGCAAAAGCAGGACTGAACAAGTCTTTCGCTGATGCTGGAATCAGTCAGTTCGTGAACCAAATCCTACCTTTCAAAGCTGAAAAAGCTGGAAAGAGAAGGATTAAGGTTAATCCGACTGGCACAAGCCAGCATTGCTGTGTTTGCCTGAACCGTGTCCCGAAAGAGTTGTCGGACAGGTGGCACTCCTGCCCAGAATGCAAAGCAGAAATGCCACGCGATACAAATTCTGGGGTGCTGATCAAAAAAGTGGGGTTGGGACTCGCCTCACTCAAAAAAGCTCAAAGGGCTACGGCTCGGAAAGAAGCCCGCGCTCTATGCGTTGGCACAAGCCTGCCCTAG
- a CDS encoding DUF4832 domain-containing protein, with product MIRETNIVSLGVLIALIVIALIVEPGDGLASRRLEYAPAPVDNPLKGLVPYQADVRTMFPHSLEFNYLPYSALARGYDEFDWWSLEKLLDDISSRGHQAIFRIYLEYPGKTGAIPNFLIKDGLKVHKYRTGNTWTETPDYEDKNLRRSLGGFIAALGKKYDGDPRVGFITAGLLGAWGEWHTYPRDELFASKTVQTEVMDAYEAAFKVTPVLVRYPVGKEHPRMATNTGRRFGYHDDSFAWATLDTGKKGDEWFYLTMLKAAGPEAEVKWEKHPVGGEIRPEAWGQVFDEKPENQQVQNFLRCVQETHVTWLMDSGMFNEKQHADRIRRAEDGVRKMGYEFHVPTVTVGDARDGKLAVNLELENRGVAPFYYDWTAEWGLLASGKPPQTFRATGKLSGLLSGEKPRVWSDTLDVSETKPGTYTLAVRVLNPLPGGKPVRFANKTQDADAPSWLSLGRVVIR from the coding sequence ATGATCCGAGAGACCAACATCGTGAGTTTAGGGGTCTTGATTGCTCTAATTGTCATTGCTCTAATCGTCGAGCCGGGCGACGGCCTTGCATCTCGACGGCTGGAGTACGCTCCGGCTCCGGTGGACAACCCACTCAAAGGGCTGGTGCCCTACCAAGCTGACGTACGAACTATGTTCCCGCACAGTCTGGAGTTCAACTACCTGCCTTACTCGGCTCTAGCGAGAGGGTATGACGAGTTCGACTGGTGGTCGCTGGAGAAACTACTCGACGATATCAGTTCGCGCGGGCACCAGGCGATCTTCCGCATCTACCTGGAGTATCCGGGCAAGACCGGCGCGATCCCCAACTTCCTCATCAAGGACGGGCTGAAAGTCCACAAGTACCGCACCGGCAACACCTGGACGGAAACTCCAGACTACGAGGACAAGAACCTCCGGCGTTCGTTGGGGGGCTTCATCGCGGCGCTAGGCAAAAAGTACGACGGCGACCCCCGGGTCGGGTTCATCACCGCCGGCTTGCTTGGGGCCTGGGGCGAGTGGCACACTTACCCGAGAGACGAACTCTTCGCCAGCAAAACGGTGCAAACGGAAGTGATGGACGCCTACGAGGCGGCATTCAAGGTGACGCCCGTGCTGGTGCGGTATCCTGTCGGCAAGGAACACCCCAGAATGGCGACGAACACGGGTCGCCGGTTCGGCTACCACGACGATTCATTCGCGTGGGCAACGCTCGACACTGGCAAGAAGGGCGACGAGTGGTTCTATCTGACCATGCTGAAAGCCGCCGGCCCGGAAGCCGAGGTAAAGTGGGAGAAACACCCCGTCGGTGGGGAGATCCGCCCAGAGGCGTGGGGCCAGGTCTTCGACGAGAAGCCAGAGAATCAGCAGGTTCAGAACTTCCTCCGATGCGTACAGGAGACGCACGTCACCTGGCTAATGGACAGCGGCATGTTCAACGAAAAGCAGCATGCCGACCGAATCCGGCGGGCGGAAGACGGGGTGCGGAAAATGGGGTACGAGTTCCATGTCCCGACGGTCACTGTCGGCGATGCCCGGGATGGCAAGCTGGCAGTCAATCTGGAGTTGGAGAACCGTGGGGTGGCACCCTTCTATTACGACTGGACGGCGGAATGGGGGTTGCTGGCTTCCGGCAAGCCGCCGCAGACGTTCCGCGCCACAGGCAAGCTGTCGGGCCTCCTGTCGGGGGAGAAGCCGCGGGTCTGGTCAGACACGCTGGACGTGTCCGAGACGAAGCCCGGCACCTATACCTTGGCCGTTCGGGTACTGAACCCGTTGCCCGGGGGCAAGCCAGTGCGGTTTGCCAACAAGACCCAAGACGCCGACGCGCCCAGTTGGCTCTCGCTGGGCAGGGTCGTGATCCGGTGA
- the arr gene encoding NAD(+)--rifampin ADP-ribosyltransferase has protein sequence MSNDWIPMSHENCQQVRGSFYHGTKANLSIGDLLTTGHPSHFTNGRALKHIYFSALMEPAIWGAELAMALSRLNGRGYIYIVEPTGPFEDDPNLTNKRFPGNPTKSYRTFDPLRIVGLVEDWQGHPLDVLQQMLESLEDLKRRGLAIIED, from the coding sequence ATGTCGAATGATTGGATTCCCATGTCACATGAGAATTGTCAGCAAGTGCGTGGATCATTCTATCATGGCACCAAAGCCAATCTATCAATTGGCGACTTGTTAACCACCGGGCACCCGTCCCACTTTACGAATGGCCGTGCCCTTAAACACATCTACTTTTCAGCCTTGATGGAACCTGCCATTTGGGGAGCGGAACTTGCAATGGCGCTGTCACGCCTAAATGGTCGTGGTTACATATACATCGTCGAGCCAACCGGGCCGTTTGAGGACGACCCGAATCTTACGAACAAAAGGTTCCCAGGAAATCCAACAAAGTCCTATCGTACGTTTGATCCGCTAAGAATTGTTGGGTTGGTCGAAGACTGGCAAGGTCATCCCCTTGATGTACTGCAGCAAATGTTGGAATCTTTGGAAGATCTGAAGCGCCGTGGCCTCGCCATCATTGAGGACTAG
- a CDS encoding putative iron-sulfur cluster-binding metallochaperone, protein MTEFCCPSSSNEESGSLWQRLCPQDGTKGKPVQLITLKSLLVPVALEQLNPATAYGFCPSPNCPVVYFSEQGQTFTTADLKVSVFQKNENDDAFVCYCFGWSRQRIREELNQLGESNSVDIIITHIKAKRCGCQVNNPQGSCCLENVRSVVKQTVEALAK, encoded by the coding sequence ATGACTGAATTTTGTTGTCCATCTTCATCTAATGAAGAGAGTGGATCTCTTTGGCAGCGTCTGTGCCCGCAGGACGGTACCAAAGGAAAACCTGTCCAACTCATCACTCTAAAAAGCTTACTAGTACCAGTTGCACTAGAGCAACTGAATCCAGCGACTGCTTACGGGTTTTGTCCAAGCCCCAATTGCCCAGTTGTTTACTTTTCCGAGCAAGGACAAACCTTCACAACTGCTGATCTGAAAGTATCTGTTTTTCAAAAAAATGAGAATGATGATGCTTTTGTTTGCTACTGTTTTGGTTGGAGTCGGCAACGTATTCGTGAAGAGCTTAACCAGTTGGGGGAGAGCAATTCTGTCGATATTATCATAACTCACATTAAAGCAAAACGTTGCGGCTGTCAAGTCAATAATCCCCAAGGCTCTTGTTGTTTAGAGAATGTCAGATCAGTGGTCAAACAAACAGTTGAAGCATTGGCTAAATGA
- the merF gene encoding mercury resistance system transport protein MerF, with protein MKSKVTFWASVLGTVIVSLCCFTPVVAITISAIGLGVMIGYLDYILLPALVVLLIITFVSYRRYRSGGI; from the coding sequence ATGAAGTCCAAAGTTACGTTTTGGGCGAGTGTATTAGGAACAGTCATAGTTTCTCTATGTTGCTTTACACCTGTCGTAGCTATAACCATAAGTGCAATTGGTTTAGGAGTTATGATTGGCTACCTAGATTACATTTTGCTGCCTGCCCTAGTTGTGCTGCTGATCATCACATTTGTTTCATATCGTCGCTATAGAAGTGGAGGAATATAA
- a CDS encoding heavy metal-responsive transcriptional regulator: protein MLQVSEVSHKLGLNPQTLYFYERIGLIPKPRRTESGYRLYDKTDIERLGLITRAKALGLTLDEIKEVLLLQNGEAPPCHEIHSKLVSKVSQIEEAIAQLQKLKSELLPLIQHCENNFAEKGQSANCIVFQDKLP from the coding sequence ATGCTGCAAGTTAGCGAAGTCTCTCACAAACTGGGACTTAATCCGCAAACTCTATACTTCTATGAGCGCATTGGATTAATTCCAAAGCCCAGGAGAACTGAATCAGGCTACCGCTTGTACGACAAGACAGACATAGAGCGGCTAGGCTTGATTACTCGTGCTAAAGCATTAGGTTTGACCCTTGATGAGATCAAAGAGGTCTTATTACTTCAGAATGGCGAAGCACCCCCATGCCATGAGATTCATTCCAAACTAGTGAGCAAAGTCAGCCAAATTGAAGAGGCGATCGCCCAATTGCAGAAGTTGAAAAGTGAATTATTACCTCTAATTCAGCATTGCGAAAACAACTTTGCTGAAAAAGGACAATCTGCAAACTGTATTGTTTTTCAGGACAAATTGCCATGA
- the glcD gene encoding glycolate oxidase subunit GlcD produces MSVQAPHPLQTGLTFDWLKLIAELKTVLDPERVISKPEELLVYECDGLVSYRQMPALVVLPRSTEEVSAVIRRCHQYRVPFVARGSGTGLSGGALPVENCVVIATTLMKRILEIDLENRYMVVQPGVINTWITQAVAAQGYFYAPDPSSQSVCSIGGNVAENSGGVHCLKYGVTANHILGLKVVLPDGDILELGGKIPEMPGYDWVGLFVGSEGTLGMATEITLRLVKTPEQIQVLLADFDSVEAAGSTVSDIIAAGIIPAGMEIMDNFSINAVEDVVNLGYYPRDAAAILLVEVDGLQLEVEEASQQVKALCFKNGARQVQIASDPEERLRVWKGRKAAFAAMGKLSPNYYVQDGVIPRSQLSFILAEIERLSREYGYPVANVFHAGDGNLHPLILYDESVPGSLEQVEKLGGEILKLCVKLGGSISGEHGIGADKRCYMPEMFTATDLETMQWVRQVFDSEHIANPGKIFPTPRTCGEAAHAHTQPEWQGIPAF; encoded by the coding sequence ATGTCTGTCCAGGCTCCTCATCCTTTACAAACGGGTCTTACCTTCGACTGGCTGAAGCTGATCGCCGAGCTGAAAACGGTATTGGATCCAGAGCGGGTGATCAGCAAGCCGGAAGAGCTGCTGGTGTACGAATGCGATGGTCTGGTTAGCTATCGTCAGATGCCTGCCCTGGTGGTGTTGCCCCGCAGCACAGAAGAGGTTTCAGCGGTGATTAGGCGATGTCATCAGTATCGGGTGCCGTTTGTCGCCCGTGGCTCGGGTACTGGTTTATCGGGAGGGGCCTTACCAGTTGAAAACTGCGTGGTCATCGCCACCACCCTGATGAAGCGGATCCTGGAGATCGATCTAGAAAACCGGTACATGGTGGTACAGCCAGGGGTGATCAACACCTGGATCACACAAGCTGTCGCCGCTCAGGGCTACTTCTATGCACCGGATCCTTCTAGCCAATCGGTCTGCTCGATTGGGGGCAATGTGGCAGAAAATTCGGGGGGTGTTCATTGTTTGAAATATGGGGTGACCGCCAACCATATCCTTGGGCTGAAAGTCGTGCTGCCGGATGGAGACATTCTTGAGCTGGGGGGCAAAATCCCGGAAATGCCCGGCTATGACTGGGTAGGTCTGTTCGTGGGATCCGAAGGCACCCTCGGCATGGCCACCGAGATCACCCTGCGCTTAGTGAAAACCCCAGAACAAATTCAAGTCCTGCTGGCGGATTTTGACAGTGTCGAGGCCGCCGGTTCCACTGTATCGGACATCATTGCTGCCGGTATTATCCCCGCCGGCATGGAGATTATGGATAATTTCAGTATCAATGCTGTCGAGGATGTCGTCAATTTGGGCTATTACCCTCGGGATGCGGCAGCCATTTTGCTGGTGGAAGTGGATGGTCTCCAGTTGGAAGTAGAAGAAGCCAGCCAACAGGTGAAGGCTCTCTGCTTCAAGAATGGGGCCCGCCAAGTACAAATCGCCTCTGACCCTGAAGAACGCTTGCGGGTGTGGAAGGGTCGTAAAGCCGCTTTTGCAGCTATGGGTAAACTTAGCCCCAATTACTATGTGCAGGATGGGGTGATTCCCCGCAGTCAGCTTTCTTTTATCTTGGCGGAAATTGAGCGCCTCAGCCGCGAGTATGGCTATCCGGTGGCCAATGTTTTTCACGCCGGAGATGGCAATCTCCATCCTCTGATTCTTTACGATGAATCTGTGCCGGGATCCCTGGAGCAAGTAGAAAAATTGGGGGGAGAAATTCTCAAGCTCTGCGTGAAGTTGGGGGGTAGCATTTCCGGCGAACATGGCATTGGAGCCGACAAACGTTGTTACATGCCAGAGATGTTTACTGCCACCGATTTAGAAACCATGCAATGGGTAAGACAGGTTTTTGACTCTGAGCACATTGCCAATCCCGGCAAGATCTTCCCTACACCACGCACCTGTGGCGAAGCAGCCCATGCCCATACCCAACCGGAATGGCAAGGGATCCCGGCCTTTTGA
- a CDS encoding methyltransferase translates to MQLTPSSTEQILNQVRQLYNHYPFPPQPIGTLPPPGWNWRWSWPQAHAFCTGSHPGKRKVRILDAGCGSGVGTEYIAHQNPKAEIWAFDLSSQALQIAQARCQASQAPPVQFRELNVYDIDQLPGEFDFINCVGMIHHLPDPVAGIQALSSKLAPGGILHLFVYGELGRHEIRLMQKAIRLLVMGSEHQPLASVEQLQKGLKTGRSLFQILPETNRIQQQERSRWATENVDDECFADMYLHPQEIDYTIETLFELIRASGLQFLRFSNPEFWQLQRVLGKDGSLLAQASQLPEQEQYRLIELLDPVVAHYELFLGKPPLPRQDWHSAEAIQSAVAHLSPCLGLWPSQSIFNYAYEAISLSEAAFAFLQQVDGIRTVDQIQASLTSALTREQLEQMLHWQVLLLQPQDPLP, encoded by the coding sequence ATGCAGCTTACCCCCTCCAGTACCGAGCAGATCCTCAATCAAGTCCGGCAACTTTACAATCACTATCCTTTTCCGCCGCAACCGATTGGCACCCTCCCCCCTCCGGGATGGAACTGGCGTTGGAGCTGGCCCCAAGCTCATGCCTTTTGTACGGGATCCCATCCTGGCAAACGGAAGGTTCGCATTCTCGATGCCGGCTGTGGCTCGGGAGTGGGGACGGAATATATCGCCCACCAAAATCCTAAGGCAGAAATTTGGGCTTTTGATCTGAGCAGCCAGGCTCTACAGATTGCCCAGGCCCGTTGTCAGGCGTCTCAAGCACCACCAGTACAGTTTCGAGAGCTGAATGTTTACGATATCGACCAGTTACCTGGTGAGTTTGACTTCATTAATTGTGTGGGCATGATTCACCATCTGCCGGATCCGGTGGCCGGGATCCAGGCACTGTCTAGCAAATTAGCTCCAGGCGGGATCCTGCATTTGTTTGTGTATGGAGAGCTAGGTCGCCACGAAATCCGCTTAATGCAAAAGGCGATCCGCCTGCTGGTGATGGGATCCGAACATCAACCTCTGGCTTCTGTGGAGCAGTTACAAAAGGGGCTTAAAACAGGACGCAGCCTGTTTCAGATTCTGCCGGAAACCAATCGCATTCAGCAGCAGGAGCGCAGCCGCTGGGCCACCGAAAATGTGGATGATGAGTGTTTTGCAGATATGTATCTGCACCCACAAGAAATCGACTACACCATCGAAACTCTGTTTGAGTTGATCCGGGCTTCTGGCTTGCAATTTTTGCGCTTCTCTAACCCAGAGTTTTGGCAACTGCAACGGGTGTTGGGCAAGGATGGATCTCTCTTGGCGCAAGCCTCGCAACTGCCGGAGCAGGAGCAGTACCGATTGATCGAACTGTTGGATCCTGTGGTGGCCCATTACGAGTTGTTTCTGGGCAAGCCACCCCTGCCACGACAGGATTGGCACTCTGCAGAGGCGATTCAGTCTGCCGTTGCCCACCTCAGCCCTTGCCTGGGTTTATGGCCATCCCAAAGCATTTTCAACTACGCCTACGAAGCCATTTCTCTAAGTGAGGCGGCCTTTGCCTTTTTGCAACAGGTGGACGGGATCCGCACCGTAGACCAAATTCAGGCATCCCTCACCTCTGCCCTCACTCGTGAACAATTGGAACAAATGCTGCACTGGCAAGTGCTGCTGCTCCAGCCCCAAGACCCGCTTCCCTGA
- the rpmI gene encoding 50S ribosomal protein L35, with the protein MPKIKTRKGAAKRFRLTGSGKFMRRKAGHNHLFEHKTTNRKRKLAGVALVDERDAGNVRLMLPNTH; encoded by the coding sequence ATGCCCAAAATCAAAACCCGCAAGGGAGCAGCCAAGCGCTTTCGCCTCACTGGCAGCGGCAAATTTATGCGTCGCAAGGCCGGACACAACCATCTGTTCGAGCACAAAACCACCAACCGCAAACGCAAATTGGCGGGAGTGGCCCTTGTGGATGAACGGGATGCAGGCAATGTGCGCCTGATGTTACCCAATACCCACTAG